In Erpetoichthys calabaricus chromosome 11, fErpCal1.3, whole genome shotgun sequence, the DNA window aggagttggagtcgaaggatttatctaccgactccacaacCCGGCAAGAAACTCTACTGGGGCTCTTTCATACCAATGACAGTAGGCCTTTATAATGTCTCactgagaaaatgtaacaaatcagttattaaagtcaaataaaaatacacattataaAATGTTTAGCTGCAGTtttaaagaaccatcaaaaaaACTGTGTGAAGGACAGGCCAGTGAATGGTTTGCatcagtaaaattaatgcagTAAACAATTCAGATTCTGTCCTCATTAATATCAAACTGAACTGTTTCATGCATTGCCTATTCACATATTACAATTATCTCAGCTCAGAAGAACTCAAGCTAACTGTTCGGTTGATACAATTTCTAATTTACAACCTACCTACAATACACATTTCACATACTTGTATTAATCTAACAACAAAATGTTACAATAAAAGTTATTAGCACAAGGTAATCAATTTTCACACATTGAAGTGAAGCTACAGTTTAAGTAAAGCATCTCATGatgtctggtggagaagtaaagCTTGTTTTGGTGGAGAAGAACGTGCTACACGTTCACCAGCATATGAAAACAGCCCaccagaaataataaaacaaaccttTCAGCACACATAGGAAGCTGACTTTGCTAAACATCTTGAAGTTTTTGTTACTCACAGCGCACAGGTGTGACGAGTCATCAGGAACGATTTGCTGTATTACTGAAAAGGGGGCGTTCCTTATGCAAATAGAAAACTTTATGCAAATTGAGAATTCAGTGCCAATGTGACTTTACGGCGATATATGaattatttatagatagatagatagatagatagatagatagatagatagatagatagatagatagatactttattaattccaagaggaaattcacacactccagcagcagcagcatactgatacaaaaaaaaaacaatattaaattaaagattgataataatgcaggtaaaaatagacaataactttgtataatattaacaacaatgacgtgtccaaactctaaAATGGTCTTGGACATTGAAACAATAGATATCGACAGCTAAAGCGCTTCTTAAAAGTAAATATTCGTGCAGGTATCTATTTAAAAATGACCGTTTTAACCGTTTGTTTTTTACTGTGAAAGTATATGGTTAATGTGATGGATTGTGGCACTGTGCAGGTTGACTGTCAATGTGCGCTGCAGTTATTTGACTGAGAACTTGTTTTCACGATTACAACTGAGACAATTGGATTTAAACAGTAAAAAGCTTCATCTGGTGCACCCCAAAACACGCACTTCaccccaaagcctccacgacgtGATCTCCGTGGCACATCGCTACCCTCCCAAGCCGCGTCTGCTGAAGAAACGTGACGGGAGTCGGCAGCTGCATGTTGTTCTGTTGCTGGCTGTCAGCGGACTCTGCTTTCTGTAAAGCCCACTGAATAAACCCCTCCTATGATTTATTAGGGAGCAGAGTAATCCCACCCTCTCCGGTCTAATAGCATTCCATCCGTCAGTTTGGATTGGAAGTCTTAAGCGTGCTATGAGGGGTTTGCTCCCTCTGAAAACACTGGCAGGCGATTTGCTTCGTTTTCCGTTTTATTCAACAATGTTTTTCCCGAGAGAAATTACTTTGAAGAATTCGAGGAAACAGCGCCGCGCGCCTTGTAAGTGGATTACTTCCTATCTAACTAGAAACGTTTAAAATGGATTTGTGTGCACCGCGTCCGGTACGAGTGCCGTTAATTTGCGCTAAACAGTGATTACCGATCTGTCTGAACTGAGTGCGCGAGTTCAACTTATTCGGACAGTATTCTGGCACATCTCGCGCCCTTGCTCAATGAATTAACTAAGATGCTGAACACTCGGCACAAAAGCTCGGGGTGCAGCTTTTAAAAGTTGTGGTCCTGAGGCTCATACCCTAAAATGAGGTTCAACTGCCGCCGCAAATAACTTTGCGAGAATGGAGATGATGGAAAATGAAGCTGTGGCGTCAGTGATTAGAACAAACCGCACCACCGCCACGAACACCTCCGTGGACTTCTCCGGCTCCTTTAATGAGATGCTGGTCACTTCTCTCCTAGGGACTATCTTAATCGCAATGTGTCTTGTCGGCGTGACCGGCAACGTCTACACGCTGGTGGTGATGAACATCTCGATGAGGGTGACGGGTTCAATGTACGTTTATATTGTGAACTTAGCACTTGCGGACCTGTTGTatctttccaccatcccctttgTTGTATGCACCTACTTTGTAAAGGACTGGTACTTCGGGGACATTGGCTGTAGGGTTCTGTTCAGTTTGGACCTGCTCACCATGCAAGCCAGCATCTTCATTCTGACGGTCATGAGCACCGAGAGATACTTCGCAGTGGTGAAACCTCTGGACACATTCGGGAGGTCCAGGAAATACAGGAAGACCGTCACCTGCGTGGTCTGGCTGCTGTCCTTTCTGCTTGCCTTGCCGACCATGATTATGATCGATCTCAGAACTAGTCACCAAAACGGCGAAGTGAAACGCATGTGTCACCCGACCTGGCAGATGGAGGCGTACAAGGTGTACCTCACCGTGCTTTTCAACACCTGCATTTTAGCGCCAGGTTTCGTCATCGGTTACCTATACGTGCGGTTAGCCAGGACTTACTGGATTTCACAGACCAGGGTGCTCACCACCCAGGACGTGAATCGCTGTCCAAAGCAGAAGGTCCTCTACATGATCCTCAGCATCGTCCTGGTCTACTGTGCGTGCTTCATACCGTTCTGGTTGTGGCAGCTGCTGTACATTTACTACTACCGGAGAGGGAACCTGTCACCAAAGACCGTTTTTTACGTTAATTTCGTTGTAACGTGCTTGGCTTACAGCAACAGCTGCATCAACCCCTTCTTGTACACCCTGCTTACAAAGAATTACAAGGAGTACCTAAAAAACAGACCCCGTGGCAGTGGGGGCTTCAAAGGGAAGTCCAACAGACACTCCTCCCGAAGATCCGTGTCTTCTGGGGGTCCACAGTACACAGAGACTATGACTGTGCTGCACCCCAAGGGGGTCACCGGAGAGCCTTGTCCAGTCTGAAAACCGTGAGATGGTACGTGAGATAAAGTGCGCCAGCAAGCGCGTGCGTGCGTGACTGTGTGCGTGTGCTCGATCAGCAACTGTGCGGGAAAGGCAGTGTGTGCGTGACAGGGCTGGTAACGGCGTCTCGCGAGGCTCCGATCACGGACAAACGGTCCCGTACGTGCGTCATAAAGAAATAACGCCATAGCGTTTAAAAGCAAACGACGTGCATTTAGTCACACGCACTGCTGGCAACGTCCTGCCTGGGCCGCGGGGTCATTTGCTTGTACTTTTGGCTTCGCTTGGCGGTGGTGTCACCAGATTGGAGAAACTCAGGGGCACACAAAGGACTTGGCGAGCTACAGGACTATCAGAttattcataaaatgaattataacaAATTATAACGGAAAATGAACCTTCCTATCCATCTTGTAAACAACTTCAGTTCACGTTTGCGGGAAACCTGAGCTTACTGCGACAGAAAAGAGCAGGGCGCCATTCTAATAtcgattttaaaaatgaaaacgtcTGAATTAGCGTAAGTCGTGTTCATAaacgatttacttcatgaggtagtacataataaacaagaataggtgcgtcagatatttgaaatattaaaatacgtGTTTCAATATAAATgtctaaagtctaaatattctcgattgtaatagaaatgtcattttttcaccctctgatagatcGGAAGGAACAAGAACATCATATTCTGAATCATTCACCTTCAAATGGTTTAAAACGATACCCCCAAATGCTTGTTTGAAACTGGTCGTTTTTAACCTTctctcttagagggctaggaccaccggtaaagaaaaaaatatcaaaaatatgatatttgtaattagCAACCACACAATGGCATAAAACGACACTACACATTCCTATATTACCGATCCCCAAGTTTTGTGACGATTAGTCACTTTGACCCGTATTCCATTAGGGGGCGAACCCCAGGGGTCGTTTGTGATTTGTACAACTTCTAGTTCttctgagggcggcacggtggcgcagtgggtagcgctgctgcctcgcagttgggtgacctggggacccgggttcgattcccgggtcctccctgcatagagtttgcatgttctccccgtgtctgcgtgggtttcctccgggcgctccggtttcctcccacagtccaaagacatgcaggttaggtggattggcgattctaaattggccctagtgtgtgcttggtgtgtgggtgtgtttgtgtgtgtcctgcggtgggttggcaccctgcccaggattgtttcctgccttgtgccctgtgttggctgggattggctccagcagacccccgtgaccctgtgttcggattcagcgggttggaaaaaggatggatggatggatagttcttctgatcatttttgctgaagtcaGCCAtttgtttactctttatcatatgAGTGCATTTTCCTGCACAAAATGAGGGGTTTTCATGTCTAGAAGGCCACAAATGCTGATGGAATAGTGGAGAGTCACAAAGTTCGACGTCTAGACAATAGGACGATTGAACGTGTGTACAGTAATACGTGGGCGATTTCTCCTACAGTTAGTCgggaagcaaacaaaacaaacggCAGTTCATTTAAATCAGTTCTTAATGAACACAATACGCATTATTAAATTGGCACCAGTGCGTGTGGTGTGTGCCCAGGTGtggtcctgccttgtgtcctattgCTGGGACAGACTCCTGCTTCCTGGCGCCCCTACCCTGCGTAAGTAGGGGATAAAAATACGTGGGTGGATGGCTGTGGTTTTATTCACGTCAGTCTCCAGTATTTCAACGCCATTTATTGCGTATGTTACCTGCATTCTTATTAAATCAGCTTCAGATCTGCAAGTGAATACAATCTGATCGTCCTTTTTTATACAGAGCACACACTCAACAGGTATTGTGAAAGTCAAACACGCACGAGAATACAATTACAGAAGGTTTAACTacgtacttttttttaattcatggaaACGCCAGAATAATCGCTCTTCTTGCCCAAGTTACAGTCTGTACTGTCGGCTTTTGTTAACAAGTGGACCTTTAGCAATCTtctagaatatactgtatgtatttctcAGCCCGGCTAAATTTATTTCATGGGCAAAGCCTACCACAGGACAGGAATGTGCCCGGGTCACCACAGGGCACTCCCACGCGGgtctaatttagaatcgcccatTAAACCGAAGGCGCACATCTTTGCGGATGAGGTCGGAAAACCCACTTAAAGACCGCACAAACCCCACGCAGACGACGTCCGACGCTACATTACATACGGGCACTAGTTAGGGAGGCGGAACAATCGGACCCGAAAAGGTCAAGCTCTGGCCGGGGCGGCGATCCATAGCGAGCTACACGTACCGAAACAATGGATGGTGTGCAAATGACGTGTCGGGCGATGCACGTGAAGATGCTTCCAATAACCAGCCTCATTAAAGAGTAAAGCATGAAAGGGTCGCGCTCCTCATCTAGTCCTCCACCCACGTTCCTGTGGCTTGCGTGTTAACTACGAAAATTACATTTGcctttatttgtttagcagatgcttttatccgaAGCGACTTACCAAAGAAGATAAGCATTGTTGAAAAAATATCAgtttggctgcggtgggttggcaccctgcccgggattggttcctgccttgtgccctgtgttggctgggattggctccagcagacccccgtgaccctgtgttcggattcagtgggttggaaaatggatggatatcagtTTGGGTGTCTGTTTAGGAACAGGTGCCGCGGGACGAGGTTACAAAATGGACCGTCACAAGTACAATTACAGCCTGGTGACTCCAGGTTGGCGCAATTCCAGGCCAAGCGAGTTTAATGGAAGGCAATTACTGTTCCACCACCCCTTAAACCCCCCTAAAATGGAGCTGGCGCCTACCGTGGCATCATCGGACGAAAGGCACGAACCATCTCAGGACGTCATATGGATAACACAGTTTGCGATTATCCTACATGTCGCCTTTTACTGATTTAGGGGCAAACCGAAGCACCACGCCTCGAACACGAGCTGAGGGGGTCCGCGAAAGCAGCGATCACCAGTACGGTTAGCGGGCCATTCAGTAATAATTTTACAAAACGGAATGGAATGGGTTCGAGCACTTCTGCCATCTTCTGTTAAAAATATCAATTGGTGATGAATTTGTGTCACTTACCATAAATATTGTTATCGGTTAATAAGcgagcaatgattttttttttcacagattaAGTTGGGAGGCACTTCTTTTGTACATACGGTAGATAGGAAATGATGCACCGATTCATGCTAAATAAGTACAATGCACTTTTAAATTCGTGTCCCTAACTCActtaacaaaataatatatacatttccTTTCAAACTGATATAGTTAATATTAcgtaataaatattattgttaagATGACTTACAAGATACagctggtttgttttgtttttttttttgcttttccaattagaGTACAGTTCTGTAAAGTGACTTGCTTAAGGTCACACAATGGCAGTAACTCGAATTGAACCCCTGCTTCAGAGTTTGACGTTCAAAGCCTTACCTACAATGCCATACTGCAACAAAACGTGTCCTGATAACAGGCTGAGACTGGCAGACTCTCAGTTATTACACCACAGGGGCTTAGCCCGCCCCGATAATATCGTTATTCCTACGTATACGATAAATAGCAAAGCTGCTTACCCCGTGGAGTTTTCGCGCAGTCAAAAAGCAGagatgtaggtgtgtgtgtgtgtgtgtgtgtgtatggttgGGGGTAACCCTTTGGAGTTATCGCAGAGTGGAAGATTCGTGAAGTTTTCGCGGAGTCATCCATGTATGTCAGAACTTAGTATGGGAAGAAGTGGGACAGGGTGTGCCCAAAGCCCGGGAAGACACAAGACCACCACCCCAACACCACTGCTGACCACCTTCATCATGTCATTCATATCTTCTCGGTGATTGTGACCCCAGCACAGCATGTGATGTAAACTCCTGACTGGTAAACTTACTTGAATGCAACTCAATTACTGTTACAaactattaaatatttaattaacacCAGAATTTTCATAAGTCACCCAGGTTGTAATATCTGCACACATTTCTATTACTTCATGGATAGAGggtctaattatttatttttatgataatagCACTATTTAGGAAGTCTTGGCAGCAATATGTTTAAGTCACAGAATAAAGAATTTTGTTAATCACTTTGGCATGCATACTCCGAGTAACCAAATCACTAAATACGTGTGGCTtttatagggggaaaaaaaataaaatccttttttaaaactaaattagGCTGGAAATAATCAGGCTAGGAAGACACAATggaacatttttctttccaaaacgGAACGTTGCAGCATTTTAATTATCTCTTTAAATCAGGCAGAGGATGGCTAAAGAATTTAGCAAGAAGGTACAGCCATTGCAAACAGGGGGTGCTGTTTAGAGTGTCTGGTTATTTAATGGCCTGTCCCATTTAATTCAGTTTGTATCAGTACCCCAGCTTGGactatattttgcatttacattCCTAAATGAACAATTCTATGGCTCAAACATTATTGTGGTCCCATTAAATTACGCTATGTTATTTGGGAAACCTTTGAATTAATTCAACTTGCTAAAAACAACTTCTAAACTGTATTCATTACATTTGGGGTCAACCTGACTGCTAGGTTCCAGGTTCAGTCTATTTCAGGAATCATTTAAAGTGTTTCCTAAAATAGATAAACTGTTTTTGTGCTAAATGTTtcctgaaatagatagatagatagatagatagatagatagatagatagatagatagatagatagatagatagatagatagataaagtacaTTTCTATAACAGATTATTCGTGGTAAACGTTTCCtgaaatagatacagtatatatattcctATAATAGCCTACTCATGCAGTAACAGACAATATGCTATCAAGAACACTCACAAATCAGGATGCACGTAGAGGTCCCCACATGTCATCGGGCCAGTCCGCTCACCGCCACAGTAACAGTGACAGTAAAGGCACCTTCTTCAGTATCTTGGGGGCTGCTAATCAGCTTTCTAAATTATAGATGAACAGCAGGGCTGTTGGACTCCAGTCTTTCCAGGATTTCATGCCTGCATCTATTAATTGACATAGTGGTGATCTATTTAATAATGGTCTTGTACTTgaggtaattaaaacaaaactctttTGGTGACAGGGCTTATTCAACAATTTTATTGCTAACAAATATTCTAGACATGTCAGGTTATTCCTCTTCCCGTTAATTACATCATCGATGGTGTGGCTGCCACGAGAAGCATTCAGAGCTGTCCATGTCGAGGAGCACTGCTGATTGACAGCCCGGCTCTAAACTAACAGAGATATTATGAGCCACTGTGCCTGTGATATAATGGCTTGCCAGTTCATTTCTCTAAACTCAAGTAAGTGCTTTTTCGGGAACTCCGCGGCAGGTCTGAATGCTCTTGTGATTCGTCAGATTGTGGTCTCCTCGGCTCAATGGTGACAAGCACATTCTGATCTCCTAAATTCAATATCAGGGCTCAGGGTGAGGGGCTGGAGAAAGAGACCTTGAAGATAATGGTATGTTGTTGTATTTACAAGACATCTTATCAATATTTTAGAGTGGGGATGGCATGCCTAGTCTTTTATTAGTTAGTTAGGCCAACTGAGCTTTAAAACCACTTTAGAAAAACCACATATACAAAAAATGACCTTTCTGGAATGGAGGGAGTCAAACTGCAAACCAAACAAAGCTGGATTCTGCTCTCTGCCTGTagaccaggggtcgccaactccagtcatGGAGGACCACTGTGACTgctggtttttattctaacccttttcttaatgagtgacctgtttttgctgctaattaacttcttttgaactaattttatttgacttgttcttgaagaatcagaccccttaattgtttttttccttaattagcagctaaacaataatgcgatacaaaatgagccaaaacaactggtgtccatcatacaatatctgcaaataaagaaagatgaaggtctcaggaatgttgatctgctcaggtccccaaaacattctAATAGTGctcacagaaaagagaaaatcaataatttgggaaatgtctgctaatgcaccacgagagcagcaacaagccacgaaattaaagaacaggtttaattaacgacaagaaccGGCGCCTCATTAAACAGCTGGTTGGAGGGAAatcggttggagtttgaggcctgactgagttggtcttctgtcggctcactcacttcacatttcatttctctttgggtgccatttaaagaaagaaatgaagcaattcagaggaacaaatcttaaaaaagcaattcaattaaagttaattagcagcacaaacaggacactcattaaaaaaagggttagaataaaaatctgcagctacGGAGGTCCTCCAGGGCCGGACTTGGTGACCTCTGCTGTAGACAATTACAGGCTATGAACAGCAGTATTGATTTTACGTAGCTCCTTCCTACAGCAAACACCATCCCAAAGCACTTTATAGGAACAGTGGACCCTTTTAAATATTGTACGTCTTTAAAAGTGGGCCGCAGACATGTCGGCTGGTATATTAGGATCACCCAGTGAGTCAGATCAGTGGAATCAAACTGGTAAGCTCCCCAGTCCAAGTCCAGGCACAGCATCAGCAGCTCCATGCCTCGCCAAGGACAGGGAATCGGACGACGTGGGTCACGTCATGTCTCACATTCAAGACACATCTGCAGCTTAGAGTGGAAACGCTATGAACACATCACTGCGTCTCCCGTAACGCCAGAAAGGCTTAGTGTTGGTCaaacaattcattcattttatgcaTACATTTATTCGGATATCAGATAATTGGAAGGAGTCAAATAAGGAAACTGCCATTTATTTAGCATCTTAAATCTTAATGAcatactcattttatttttccagctGGTGTGCTTGCTTAATGTCACATAGTTGAATTTGAAAATGTGACCTTCACCTGTGTCACCCTCGCCCGGGTAGTTCGTATCCAGAATGGACCGCGAGTCTCCTGTTTTTAACTCCACACAGTTAATTCAATGCTCTATAAGCTGGGGTCCTGCATCCCCTAGAGGTAAAGTAGATTACCACACCTCAGGTAGGTACAACAAAGTATTGCACATACAAAACttagttatatatataataacctAAATAGAGACAACAAACCTAAATGACACTTCCATCTGTCCTCTAGTCCGTTTTTACAACTTGCTCTTTTTTATCATAAAGTTGCTGAGATACCTGGTGGcagtggacacaaggcaggacccaaaCCAGGATGGCCTGCCATTTTACTTATCTTCACTTATCCTGGGGCAGCTTAAGGTGAtgttacattacatgacttctagtcgcAAAGGATGTCAAAGTTGACGAATGCAGTTAGTGATCTTGTCGTCTGACATCTTCTAAGACTAGAAGTTGATGAGGATGCACAGTTTCACACTTCCCTTTCATAACGTGCTGCATAACGGAGCTGGCGCCCTTGTGAAGGGTTTACAGGTACAACAAGTTCAGCCGCAGTCTGATCTCCCCACCTCCATTCTACCatagtatgtaaaacatgagactttggagcctctcttctgtttgtgaagtccaaaacacccacatgtCTTATTCCTTGTAGCTGTGATACATGCCCTGTACTTCTGGCTGGGTGCTCGTTTGTTGTCAGCTCACAAGCACACAAACATCTTAAGACAAAAGTAaaactggtttgattttttttttagtacaagTCACAGACTGGTAAGACTGAGTCACTGGGGCTGTCAGACTACACGACAGCTTCTGAATCACTAAGATTATGCAAATTAACTCCGAGACTggtaaaatcactggaaaagtcatgtcaCATGACATGGGCCATTAGAGTCATCAGTTAACTTAACTTGAAGGGGGTTGCAAAATATCCAAAAACAAAATGGGGAAATGGGGAAGACCTTCAAACTGCACACATAAATTACAAGCTCCTATCAATAAGAAAGGAAAACCAACCTCTGTGCCACACTTAGTCATTCAagtattacagttaggtccataaatatttggacagagacaacttttttctaattttggttctgtacattatcacaatgaattttaaatgaaacaactcagatgcagttgaagtgcagactttcagctttaattcagtggggtgaacaaaacgattgcataaaaatgtgaggcaactaaagcatttttgtaacacaatccttcatttcaggggttcaaaagtaattggacaaattaaataactggaaataaaatgttcatttctaatacctggttgaaaaccctttgctggcaatgacagcctgaagtcttgaactcatggacatcaccagatgttgggtttcctcctttttaatgctctgccaggactttactgcagcggctttcagttgctgtttgtttgtgggcctttctgtctgaagtttagtcttcaacaagtgaaatgcctactcaattgggttaagatcaggtgactgacttggccattcaagaattttccacttctttgctt includes these proteins:
- the uts2r5 gene encoding urotensin-2 receptor is translated as MEMMENEAVASVIRTNRTTATNTSVDFSGSFNEMLVTSLLGTILIAMCLVGVTGNVYTLVVMNISMRVTGSMYVYIVNLALADLLYLSTIPFVVCTYFVKDWYFGDIGCRVLFSLDLLTMQASIFILTVMSTERYFAVVKPLDTFGRSRKYRKTVTCVVWLLSFLLALPTMIMIDLRTSHQNGEVKRMCHPTWQMEAYKVYLTVLFNTCILAPGFVIGYLYVRLARTYWISQTRVLTTQDVNRCPKQKVLYMILSIVLVYCACFIPFWLWQLLYIYYYRRGNLSPKTVFYVNFVVTCLAYSNSCINPFLYTLLTKNYKEYLKNRPRGSGGFKGKSNRHSSRRSVSSGGPQYTETMTVLHPKGVTGEPCPV